DNA sequence from the Clostridia bacterium genome:
GCAGAATGCTATCGCTTGCTTCCCTTTCAATGGTAGCGCTGGACGCGGCGGCGTATCTGACGCATTTCACGAAAACTCCCCCCTGTCTCCAACTGGCCGCCGGTAAAATAAGTAAAAACGTCCTCCAGGGTAGCGTTGGGAATGCCGGTCTTCTTTTTTAGCTCGTCCGGCGTACCCTGAACGGCGATCCGACCACGATTCATAATGGCTACCCGCCGGCAGGCGGCTTCAGCCTCCTCCATGTAGTGGGTAGTCATCAATATTGTCAGACCTACCTCTTTGTGCAGCAACTCCAGAGTATTCCAGACGGTGTGACGGGCCACAGGGTCCAAACCCACCGTCGGCTCATCTAAAAATCAATACCCGCGGCTGGTGCAGGATGGCCTGGCCTATCTCCAAACGGCGCACCATACCGCCGGAATACTCCTTTACTAACTGGTGGGCCGCTTCTTGAAGGCTAAGGAGAGCCAGGATCTCCTGGATGCGCTCCTCGCGTACCTTCCTGTCAAGCTGTAGCAACTTGGCGAAGAACAACAGGTTTTCGTATCCTGTCAGGGTGCCGTCTGTTGACAGGGCCTGGGGAACATAGCCGATGAGGCGGCGAACCAGGTTCCCCCGTCGGAGTGCGT
Encoded proteins:
- a CDS encoding ATP-binding cassette domain-containing protein yields the protein MGWSVEVKDLVRRFGKHEAVAGISFDVEAGEVFGLLGPNGAGKTTTIRMLATLLPPTGGQILIEGIDALRRGNLVRRLIGYVPQALSTDGTLTGYENLLFFAKLLQLDRKVREERIQEILALLSLQEAAHQLVKEYSGGMVRRLEIGQAILHQPRVLIFR